The following proteins come from a genomic window of Thermodesulfobacteriota bacterium:
- a CDS encoding phosphomannose isomerase type II C-terminal cupin domain codes for MNTYRPWGFYQILSDMPDHKIKRITVYPSQRLSYQRHFHRSEHWYVLKGCAILTKNGKEIELTTGMSIDVPSGSWHRIKNHGEDNLVFIEVQTGDYIGEDDIERSEDDYGRV; via the coding sequence TTGAATACATATCGCCCTTGGGGATTTTATCAAATCCTGTCCGACATGCCTGACCACAAAATAAAGAGGATAACTGTTTATCCTAGCCAACGCTTGAGTTATCAGCGCCACTTTCATCGCTCCGAACACTGGTATGTTTTAAAGGGATGCGCCATATTGACGAAAAACGGCAAGGAAATTGAATTGACAACTGGCATGTCCATAGACGTGCCATCAGGATCATGGCACAGGATCAAAAACCACGGTGAAGATAACCTGGTTTTTATCGAGGTTCAAACAGGAGACTACATCGGCGAGGACGACATCGAGAGATCGGAGGACGATTATGGCAGGGTCTAA
- the greA gene encoding transcription elongation factor GreA has protein sequence MSGKVPMTREGHESLTRELRRLKAKERPKIINEIAIAREHGDLSENAEYDAAKEKQSLIEGRIREIEDKLSRAEVIDTNENDTNRVVFGTVVHLRDENDGNELNYQIVGADEADPRQRKISVHSPIARALIGKEVGALVKIKVPAGIKEYTILGIN, from the coding sequence ATGAGTGGAAAAGTTCCCATGACCAGGGAAGGACACGAATCATTAACAAGAGAACTGCGTCGATTAAAGGCTAAAGAAAGGCCCAAGATTATTAACGAAATTGCAATAGCCAGAGAGCATGGTGACCTATCTGAAAATGCAGAGTATGACGCAGCAAAAGAAAAGCAGTCTTTGATTGAAGGTAGAATCCGGGAGATAGAAGACAAACTTTCCCGGGCTGAGGTGATTGATACCAATGAAAATGATACAAACAGGGTTGTATTTGGTACAGTAGTCCACCTTAGAGATGAAAACGACGGGAATGAATTGAATTACCAGATAGTAGGGGCTGATGAGGCTGATCCACGACAGAGGAAAATCTCTGTTCACTCTCCAATAGCCAGGGCACTTATTGGAAAGGAAGTAGGAGCATTGGTTAAGATTAAAGTCCCCGCAGGGATAAAAGAGTATACTATCTTGGGGATTAATTGA